In a genomic window of Bacteroidota bacterium:
- a CDS encoding aspartate-semialdehyde dehydrogenase has protein sequence MRIAVVGATGLVGQMMRRVLEERNFPVTELIAVATERSVGKKVKFRGEDVEVVSMEQAIARNPQIALFSAGGQTSLDWAPKFEAIGCWVIDNSSAWRMNEKCALIVPEINGDAIADYNSKIIANPNCSTIQMVLALSLLHKKYTIKRIVVSTYQSVSGSGAKGIMQLHTERSSNCRVAENSCLSASNR, from the coding sequence ATGAGAATTGCCGTTGTTGGCGCTACGGGACTTGTTGGCCAGATGATGCGTCGCGTTTTAGAAGAAAGAAATTTTCCGGTTACCGAGCTTATTGCGGTGGCTACTGAACGTTCTGTTGGCAAAAAGGTTAAGTTTCGCGGTGAGGATGTTGAGGTGGTGAGCATGGAACAGGCAATCGCCAGAAACCCGCAAATAGCGCTGTTTTCGGCCGGCGGACAAACGAGCCTCGACTGGGCACCAAAATTTGAGGCAATCGGTTGTTGGGTAATTGATAATTCCAGCGCATGGCGTATGAACGAAAAATGTGCGCTCATCGTACCCGAAATAAATGGTGATGCAATTGCTGATTACAATAGTAAAATTATCGCCAACCCAAATTGTTCTACCATTCAAATGGTATTGGCGCTGAGTTTATTACATAAAAAATATACCATCAAACGCATTGTAGTTTCAACTTACCAGTCGGTATCGGGAAGTGGCGCTAAAGGTATCATGCAATTACATACCGAACGCAGCAGCAATTGTCGCGTTGCAGAAAACTCCTGCTTATCCGCATCAAATAGATAA
- a CDS encoding SEC-C domain-containing protein, with amino-acid sequence MLNTICEDALEQQYSPLTEAVQQFYNDPRFNPIFELPFKNMLEYAIEEANRDNSFDKKNIYIKYGDFPEHKNKFNWMNAFEENKTPVLPKPEASEQSPFKNISRNAKCPCGSGKKFKHCHGKFPDITSN; translated from the coding sequence TTGTTAAATACAATTTGTGAGGATGCACTCGAGCAACAATATTCGCCATTAACTGAGGCCGTACAACAATTTTACAACGACCCTCGGTTTAATCCGATATTTGAGTTGCCGTTTAAAAACATGTTAGAGTACGCGATTGAGGAGGCTAATAGAGATAATTCATTCGACAAAAAAAATATCTATATAAAATATGGAGATTTCCCCGAACATAAGAATAAATTTAATTGGATGAATGCGTTTGAGGAGAATAAAACCCCGGTGCTTCCGAAACCCGAAGCTAGTGAACAGTCACCATTTAAAAATATCAGCCGTAATGCAAAATGCCCTTGCGGAAGCGGGAAAAAATTTAAACATTGTCACGGCAAATTTCCGGATATCACAAGCAACTAA
- a CDS encoding lamin tail domain-containing protein, protein MLLTFLSSFPEGINLTLTINEVADNVGNATDNLTTNFSVYTASEYDELITEIFADIEPQNGLPLGEYVELYNNTDVDIDLSGFVMKDATTESDAFSTYILTAGTYVVLVDADVADLFTAYPNVLGITSFPSLNNDGDDLQLYSPEAIKIHTAYYTLDWYDSAVKEDGAGVWR, encoded by the coding sequence GTGCTGCTCACTTTTTTGTCATCCTTCCCTGAGGGTATTAATTTAACATTAACAATTAATGAAGTTGCTGATAATGTTGGCAACGCTACAGATAATTTAACTACCAATTTTTCAGTTTACACGGCATCAGAATATGATGAATTAATTACAGAAATTTTTGCAGATATAGAGCCACAAAACGGCTTGCCACTAGGTGAATACGTTGAATTATATAATAACACAGATGTAGATATCGATTTAAGCGGATTTGTGATGAAGGATGCAACAACCGAAAGTGATGCATTTTCAACATATATTTTAACAGCAGGAACTTATGTTGTTCTTGTTGATGCTGATGTTGCTGATTTGTTTACGGCATACCCGAATGTATTAGGTATTACTTCATTTCCTTCATTAAATAATGATGGTGATGATTTGCAATTATATAGTCCTGAAGCAATTAAAATTCATACTGCTTATTACACGCTCGACTGGTACGATAGCGCTGTAAAAGAAGACGGGGCTGGAGTTTGGAGATGA